Proteins encoded within one genomic window of Companilactobacillus sp.:
- a CDS encoding IS110 family transposase: MRTVFGIDVSKSTSNICVLVDSNKVSEFKINNDLIGFGRLESALNSFVEPEVIFEATGVYSRRLAYFLQTHHLSYAQLNPLQASIELNGLRKNKTDKNDAFHLAETQFLLNREKTRLQDPIYSELKDESRFYQEQVSDLVQEKNRLHRILQITFPDITQLFSNPTGPMYWNIVKTFPIPSMVDVYSVEQLTEMIHEFSGNNVGVGTCTNIAKKLVELSNKAVSSVSIDSLVIEQVKHHATRLLEISQLENKIIKSMEKLAKKLPELEVLRSIPGISIVIAVSQIGELGDIRRFKTTNQINAFVGIDLRHYESGNYTTSDRISKRGNPYARKILYQAVMAMVSTSRYQSNHINDYYQKKKQPSQHGTKKIAVAAMGRLIRTIYHFVMKNETYDYEIASLARH, translated from the coding sequence ATGAGAACAGTATTTGGAATCGATGTCAGTAAATCTACTTCTAATATTTGTGTGTTAGTAGATTCAAACAAAGTCAGCGAATTTAAGATAAACAATGACCTTATCGGGTTTGGAAGATTAGAATCAGCCCTAAATAGTTTTGTAGAACCTGAAGTTATTTTTGAAGCCACAGGAGTCTATTCTAGAAGATTAGCTTATTTCCTTCAGACGCATCACTTGTCATATGCACAGTTAAACCCATTGCAGGCAAGTATTGAGCTGAACGGTCTTAGAAAGAACAAAACAGACAAAAATGATGCTTTTCATTTGGCCGAGACACAGTTCCTGTTAAATCGTGAGAAGACACGTCTTCAAGATCCTATTTACTCTGAACTAAAAGATGAAAGTCGATTCTATCAAGAACAAGTAAGCGATCTTGTTCAAGAAAAGAATCGCCTTCATCGTATCTTGCAAATTACTTTTCCGGATATCACTCAGCTGTTTTCAAATCCCACAGGTCCAATGTATTGGAACATCGTAAAGACGTTCCCTATTCCTTCTATGGTGGACGTATACAGCGTTGAGCAACTAACAGAAATGATACATGAGTTTTCCGGCAACAATGTTGGAGTTGGGACGTGCACTAATATCGCAAAGAAATTAGTAGAACTTTCGAATAAGGCTGTTTCATCTGTATCAATAGATTCATTGGTAATTGAACAAGTCAAACACCATGCGACAAGATTGCTAGAGATAAGCCAATTGGAAAACAAAATAATCAAATCAATGGAAAAACTAGCTAAAAAACTTCCAGAACTAGAAGTACTAAGAAGTATTCCTGGAATCTCCATCGTTATCGCAGTTTCACAAATAGGCGAATTAGGCGATATCAGAAGATTCAAAACAACTAACCAGATCAATGCTTTTGTTGGTATTGACCTAAGACATTACGAGTCTGGTAATTACACAACATCTGATAGGATCAGTAAGCGCGGTAATCCCTATGCAAGGAAAATACTTTACCAGGCAGTAATGGCTATGGTTTCAACATCTCGATATCAATCCAATCACATCAATGATTATTACCAAAAGAAAAAGCAACCTTCTCAGCATGGGACTAAGAAGATTGCAGTAGCTGCGATGGGTCGTCTTATAAGAACGATCTATCATTTTGTAATGAAAAACGAAACCTATGATTATGAGATTGCTTCACTCGCAAGACACTAA
- a CDS encoding helix-turn-helix domain-containing protein, which produces MVAAHFNITNSQVFNWTYRYRKDGVAGLRTNVRGRKP; this is translated from the coding sequence ATTGTCGCTGCTCATTTTAATATAACTAATAGTCAAGTTTTCAATTGGACATATAGATATAGAAAAGATGGTGTAGCTGGTCTTCGCACAAATGTCAGAGGAAGAAAGCCATGA
- a CDS encoding IS3 family transposase yields MKEFRQQLKELGMTQSISRKENCHDNAPIESHFSFLKRECLNRYKIKNIKQLRHLVNDYTDWYNNERISLNKNGLTPVEYRNQAIAA; encoded by the coding sequence ATGAAAGAATTTAGACAACAGTTAAAAGAACTGGGTATGACACAAAGTATTTCTAGAAAAGAAAATTGTCACGATAACGCACCAATAGAAAGTCACTTTAGTTTTCTTAAGAGAGAATGTTTGAACAGATACAAGATTAAGAATATCAAGCAATTACGACATTTAGTTAATGATTATACAGATTGGTATAATAACGAGAGAATCTCACTAAACAAAAATGGCTTGACCCCTGTTGAATACAGAAATCAAGCCATAGCAGCTTAA
- a CDS encoding transposase: protein MTKYSYQFKLKVVKEYQEGRTSYSDLSEKYSMDKSIIRGWVRHFKMNVPSGLNVRRSYFNYTQDFKLSVVGYYQTHDVGALLSLLILI from the coding sequence ATGACTAAATATAGTTATCAATTCAAATTGAAAGTAGTTAAGGAATATCAAGAAGGAAGAACATCTTATTCTGATTTGTCAGAAAAGTATTCGATGGATAAGTCTATTATTCGGGGGTGGGTTCGCCATTTCAAAATGAACGTCCCCTCGGGTCTCAATGTGAGAAGGAGTTATTTCAACTATACACAGGATTTCAAATTGTCCGTGGTAGGCTATTATCAAACGCATGACGTTGGTGCACTATTGTCGCTGCTCATTTTAATATAA
- a CDS encoding IS3 family transposase encodes MKHDTRPDKYKSIKKFITKKFESSRQTYDYRRMHFVTIKAGFPYCEETIGKLMRELGLTKHTSTYHSYKGTVGRIALNFLNQDFSAIKPFTVLHTDVSQVKLTDGSGDISQVLKMKPVVRYFYLMSRVNSYLIVFIVIYYYYFKYINLIWSVNWTQFSMLFLNLRTPNKHSHVSLKKWL; translated from the coding sequence TTGAAGCATGATACAAGGCCCGACAAGTATAAATCAATAAAAAAATTCATAACAAAAAAATTTGAATCATCACGACAAACGTATGATTATCGTAGGATGCATTTTGTGACCATTAAAGCTGGTTTTCCATATTGTGAGGAAACCATTGGTAAGTTGATGCGAGAGCTTGGTCTCACAAAACATACGTCAACTTACCATTCATACAAAGGTACAGTTGGACGAATAGCTCTTAATTTCCTTAATCAAGACTTCAGTGCAATCAAACCGTTTACTGTTCTACATACAGATGTCTCACAGGTTAAGTTAACAGATGGAAGTGGGGATATATCTCAAGTATTGAAGATGAAACCAGTGGTGAGATATTTCTACCTTATGTCAAGGGTAAACAGCTATTTGATAGTATTTATAGTGATCTATTATTATTATTTCAAGTACATTAATTTAATTTGGAGTGTGAACTGGACCCAATTCAGTATGCTATTTCTAAATTTGCGTACACCAAATAAACACAGCCATGTTTCTTTAAAAAAATGGCTATGA